One window of Camelus dromedarius isolate mCamDro1 chromosome 18, mCamDro1.pat, whole genome shotgun sequence genomic DNA carries:
- the ADA gene encoding adenosine deaminase isoform X2: MAARESFQKVELHVHLDGAIKPETILYYGKKRGIALPANTPEELQNIIGMDKPLSLPEFLAKFDYYMPAIAGCREAIKRIAYEFMEMKAKEGVVYVEVRYSPHLLANSKVEPIPWNQAEGDVTPDEVVALVDQGLQEGERDFGVKVRSILCCMRHQPSWSPEVVELCKKYQQQTVVAIDLAGDETIQGSSLFPGHVQAYEEAVKSGVHRTVHAGEVGSAEVVREAVDTLKTERLGHGYHTLEDEALYNRLRQENMHFEVCPWSSYLTGAWKPGTEHAVVRFKNDQVNYSLNTDDPLIFKSTLDTDYQMTKQDMGFTEEEFKRLNINAAKSSFLPEDEKNELLELLYEAYGMTSLASAGQHA, encoded by the exons GTGGAACTACACGTCCACCTAGATGGAGCCATCAAGCCTGAAACCATCTTATATTATGGCAA GAAAAGGGGCATTGCCCTCCCTGCCAACACACCTGAGGAGCTGCAGAACATCATCGGCATGGACAAGCCGCTCAGCCTCCCAGAATTCCTGGCCAAGTTCGACTACTACATGCCTGCCATCGC gGGCTGCCGGGAGGCCATCAAAAGGATTGCCTACGAGTTCATGGAGATGAAGGCCAAGGAGGGCGTGGTGTACGTGGAGGTGCGCTACAGCCCACATCTGCTGGCCAACTCCAAAGTGGAGCCCATCCCCTGGAACCAGGCCGA AGGGGACGTCACCCCGGATGAGGTGGTAGCCCTAGTGGACCAGGGCCTGCAGGAGGGAGAGCGAGACTTCGGGGTGAAGGTGCGGTCCATCCTGTGCTGCATGCGCCACCAGCCCA GCTGGTCCCCCGAGGTGGTGGAGCTGTGTAAGAAGTACCAGCAGCAGACCGTGGTGGCCATCGACCTGGCTGGGGATGAGACCATCCAAGGCAGCAGCCTCTTCCCAGGACATGTGCAGGCCTACGAG GAGGCTGTGAAGAGCGGCGTTCACCGCACGGTCCATGCCGGGGAGGTGGGCTCGGCAGAGGTGGTGAGAGAG GCCGTGGACACGCTCAAGACGGAGAGGCTGGGCCACGGCTACCACACCCTGGAGGACGAGGCCCTTTACAACAGGCTGCGGCAGGAAAACATGCACTTCGAG GTCTGCCCCTGGTCCAGCTACCTCACCGGCGCCTGGAAGCCGGGCACGGAGCATGCGGTTGTTCG gttcaaaaatgaccaGGTGAACTACTCACTCAACACGGATGACCCACTCATCTTCAAGTCTACCCTGGACACAGATTACCAGATGACCAAACAGGACATGGGCTTTACTGAAGAGGAGTTTAAGAGACTG AACATCAACGCAGCAAAGTCCAGTTTCCTCCCAGAAGATGAGAAGAACGAGCTTCTTGAGCTGCTCTATGAAGCCTATGGGATGACATCTCTGGCCTCTGCAG GGCAGCATGCATGA
- the ADA gene encoding adenosine deaminase isoform X1, producing the protein MAKTPAFDKPKVELHVHLDGAIKPETILYYGKKRGIALPANTPEELQNIIGMDKPLSLPEFLAKFDYYMPAIAGCREAIKRIAYEFMEMKAKEGVVYVEVRYSPHLLANSKVEPIPWNQAEGDVTPDEVVALVDQGLQEGERDFGVKVRSILCCMRHQPSWSPEVVELCKKYQQQTVVAIDLAGDETIQGSSLFPGHVQAYEEAVKSGVHRTVHAGEVGSAEVVREAVDTLKTERLGHGYHTLEDEALYNRLRQENMHFEVCPWSSYLTGAWKPGTEHAVVRFKNDQVNYSLNTDDPLIFKSTLDTDYQMTKQDMGFTEEEFKRLNINAAKSSFLPEDEKNELLELLYEAYGMTSLASAGQHA; encoded by the exons GTGGAACTACACGTCCACCTAGATGGAGCCATCAAGCCTGAAACCATCTTATATTATGGCAA GAAAAGGGGCATTGCCCTCCCTGCCAACACACCTGAGGAGCTGCAGAACATCATCGGCATGGACAAGCCGCTCAGCCTCCCAGAATTCCTGGCCAAGTTCGACTACTACATGCCTGCCATCGC gGGCTGCCGGGAGGCCATCAAAAGGATTGCCTACGAGTTCATGGAGATGAAGGCCAAGGAGGGCGTGGTGTACGTGGAGGTGCGCTACAGCCCACATCTGCTGGCCAACTCCAAAGTGGAGCCCATCCCCTGGAACCAGGCCGA AGGGGACGTCACCCCGGATGAGGTGGTAGCCCTAGTGGACCAGGGCCTGCAGGAGGGAGAGCGAGACTTCGGGGTGAAGGTGCGGTCCATCCTGTGCTGCATGCGCCACCAGCCCA GCTGGTCCCCCGAGGTGGTGGAGCTGTGTAAGAAGTACCAGCAGCAGACCGTGGTGGCCATCGACCTGGCTGGGGATGAGACCATCCAAGGCAGCAGCCTCTTCCCAGGACATGTGCAGGCCTACGAG GAGGCTGTGAAGAGCGGCGTTCACCGCACGGTCCATGCCGGGGAGGTGGGCTCGGCAGAGGTGGTGAGAGAG GCCGTGGACACGCTCAAGACGGAGAGGCTGGGCCACGGCTACCACACCCTGGAGGACGAGGCCCTTTACAACAGGCTGCGGCAGGAAAACATGCACTTCGAG GTCTGCCCCTGGTCCAGCTACCTCACCGGCGCCTGGAAGCCGGGCACGGAGCATGCGGTTGTTCG gttcaaaaatgaccaGGTGAACTACTCACTCAACACGGATGACCCACTCATCTTCAAGTCTACCCTGGACACAGATTACCAGATGACCAAACAGGACATGGGCTTTACTGAAGAGGAGTTTAAGAGACTG AACATCAACGCAGCAAAGTCCAGTTTCCTCCCAGAAGATGAGAAGAACGAGCTTCTTGAGCTGCTCTATGAAGCCTATGGGATGACATCTCTGGCCTCTGCAG GGCAGCATGCATGA
- the ADA gene encoding adenosine deaminase isoform X3 translates to MEGCREAIKRIAYEFMEMKAKEGVVYVEVRYSPHLLANSKVEPIPWNQAEGDVTPDEVVALVDQGLQEGERDFGVKVRSILCCMRHQPSWSPEVVELCKKYQQQTVVAIDLAGDETIQGSSLFPGHVQAYEEAVKSGVHRTVHAGEVGSAEVVREAVDTLKTERLGHGYHTLEDEALYNRLRQENMHFEVCPWSSYLTGAWKPGTEHAVVRFKNDQVNYSLNTDDPLIFKSTLDTDYQMTKQDMGFTEEEFKRLNINAAKSSFLPEDEKNELLELLYEAYGMTSLASAGQHA, encoded by the exons ATGGA gGGCTGCCGGGAGGCCATCAAAAGGATTGCCTACGAGTTCATGGAGATGAAGGCCAAGGAGGGCGTGGTGTACGTGGAGGTGCGCTACAGCCCACATCTGCTGGCCAACTCCAAAGTGGAGCCCATCCCCTGGAACCAGGCCGA AGGGGACGTCACCCCGGATGAGGTGGTAGCCCTAGTGGACCAGGGCCTGCAGGAGGGAGAGCGAGACTTCGGGGTGAAGGTGCGGTCCATCCTGTGCTGCATGCGCCACCAGCCCA GCTGGTCCCCCGAGGTGGTGGAGCTGTGTAAGAAGTACCAGCAGCAGACCGTGGTGGCCATCGACCTGGCTGGGGATGAGACCATCCAAGGCAGCAGCCTCTTCCCAGGACATGTGCAGGCCTACGAG GAGGCTGTGAAGAGCGGCGTTCACCGCACGGTCCATGCCGGGGAGGTGGGCTCGGCAGAGGTGGTGAGAGAG GCCGTGGACACGCTCAAGACGGAGAGGCTGGGCCACGGCTACCACACCCTGGAGGACGAGGCCCTTTACAACAGGCTGCGGCAGGAAAACATGCACTTCGAG GTCTGCCCCTGGTCCAGCTACCTCACCGGCGCCTGGAAGCCGGGCACGGAGCATGCGGTTGTTCG gttcaaaaatgaccaGGTGAACTACTCACTCAACACGGATGACCCACTCATCTTCAAGTCTACCCTGGACACAGATTACCAGATGACCAAACAGGACATGGGCTTTACTGAAGAGGAGTTTAAGAGACTG AACATCAACGCAGCAAAGTCCAGTTTCCTCCCAGAAGATGAGAAGAACGAGCTTCTTGAGCTGCTCTATGAAGCCTATGGGATGACATCTCTGGCCTCTGCAG GGCAGCATGCATGA